Proteins encoded in a region of the Bradyrhizobium sp. CB3481 genome:
- a CDS encoding PQQ-binding-like beta-propeller repeat protein produces the protein MTFKERYLVGCAALAVAAAITVSPTRAQVPTQPTEAALNAEAAQNDWPTYHGTYKSYHYSGLDQINTGNVKNLEVAWMHFPERATRGIQSTPLALDGVLYYSGSYSRVYALDGATGKTIWSYAPELDEDLVSKQTHSPYNRGIAIGHGNLYVGTVDGRLIALDLKSGKPVWDTKLLDSKKITVGFTGAPLVVKDKVIIGAQGGEWLYRGPIFGVDGKTGAKKWEFFTVAGTEEAMKTWGGDSWRTGGGGGWMPGTYDAETNTVWWGTANPSPLYDWGGADWKKSGPRPGENLYTTSVIALDPDTGKLKFYHQELPHDAWDFDSAVGEFVMIDRGGKKLVVHANKSGYIFVYDRSNAKVENVWPLVKNINFVKSIDPKTGELIGRRDLSEGKVDPPLCPAIAGGISWNSGSYSPKTGLFYRIGQEWCMELTVEKTTPILEPMAQLNIGATFKIVAPPDGPARGHLSARDPVTGAKKWEVNYKEPPLASVLATAGNLVFVPDSEGVVHAYNAETGEELWSRNNGMGHNAGIISYTAGGKQYIAVPAGWGSLVADEFVALYGEPFKSMSKNTGALIVYALRQ, from the coding sequence ATGACGTTCAAGGAACGATATCTCGTCGGCTGCGCCGCACTGGCGGTGGCTGCCGCGATCACTGTCTCGCCGACGCGCGCTCAAGTCCCAACGCAGCCAACGGAGGCCGCCCTGAATGCCGAGGCGGCCCAGAACGACTGGCCGACCTATCACGGCACCTACAAGTCCTATCACTATAGCGGCCTCGACCAGATCAATACCGGCAACGTCAAGAATCTCGAAGTTGCCTGGATGCATTTCCCGGAGCGCGCTACCCGCGGCATTCAGTCGACGCCGCTCGCCCTTGACGGCGTGCTGTACTATTCGGGCTCCTACAGTCGCGTCTACGCGCTGGACGGCGCGACCGGCAAGACAATCTGGAGCTATGCGCCGGAGCTCGACGAGGACCTGGTCTCCAAGCAGACGCACTCGCCGTACAATCGCGGCATCGCCATCGGACACGGCAATCTCTATGTCGGCACGGTCGATGGTCGGCTGATCGCGCTCGATCTGAAGAGCGGCAAGCCGGTATGGGACACCAAGCTGCTGGATTCCAAGAAGATAACGGTCGGCTTCACCGGTGCGCCGCTAGTGGTGAAGGACAAGGTGATCATCGGCGCGCAGGGCGGCGAATGGCTCTATCGCGGACCGATCTTCGGCGTGGACGGCAAGACCGGAGCGAAGAAATGGGAGTTCTTCACGGTCGCCGGCACTGAAGAGGCCATGAAGACCTGGGGTGGTGACTCCTGGCGGACCGGCGGCGGCGGCGGCTGGATGCCGGGAACCTATGATGCGGAAACCAATACGGTGTGGTGGGGCACCGCCAACCCGTCGCCACTCTACGACTGGGGTGGCGCGGACTGGAAGAAGAGCGGACCGCGGCCGGGCGAAAATCTTTATACGACATCGGTCATCGCGCTCGATCCCGATACCGGCAAGCTCAAATTCTACCATCAGGAGCTGCCGCACGATGCCTGGGACTTCGATTCTGCCGTGGGAGAGTTCGTCATGATCGACCGTGGCGGCAAGAAGCTCGTCGTGCACGCCAACAAGAGCGGATACATCTTCGTCTATGATCGTTCCAACGCCAAGGTCGAGAACGTCTGGCCGCTGGTAAAAAACATCAACTTCGTCAAGAGCATCGATCCGAAGACCGGCGAACTGATCGGTCGTCGCGACCTCTCGGAAGGCAAGGTGGACCCGCCGTTGTGCCCGGCCATCGCCGGCGGCATCAGCTGGAACTCCGGCTCCTACAGCCCCAAGACCGGGCTGTTCTACCGGATCGGGCAGGAATGGTGTATGGAGCTGACTGTGGAGAAGACCACGCCGATCCTGGAGCCGATGGCCCAGCTCAACATCGGCGCCACATTCAAGATTGTGGCGCCTCCGGACGGACCTGCCCGGGGCCATCTTAGCGCCCGCGATCCCGTCACCGGTGCCAAGAAGTGGGAGGTCAACTACAAGGAGCCGCCGCTCGCTAGCGTTCTCGCCACCGCCGGCAATCTGGTATTTGTGCCGGATTCCGAAGGTGTCGTGCACGCCTACAATGCGGAAACCGGCGAAGAGCTGTGGTCGCGCAACAACGGCATGGGACACAATGCTGGCATCATCAGCTATACGGCCGGTGGCAAGCAGTACATCGCCGTGCCGGCGGGCTGGGGCAGCTTGGTGGCCGACGAATTCGTCGCGCTCTATGGCGAGCCCTTCAAGAGCATGTCGAAGAACACCGGCGCCCTGATCGTCTACGCGCTCAGACAGTGA
- a CDS encoding alpha-amylase family glycosyl hydrolase yields the protein MPFDLLHRKRTHFVLWRPTGVNPPPVLVVGTFRDGNPPGFELLGKFDLTVSAVASDLWEVAAAACGLTNDRVYHYWFEVTNANPKTPVPARIQCTDPTAWTVDWRLRAPALPPPFTDDDRGPASVVKWRDNELVPCDPAGDEADWQNDARLETLPANNRLVIYELPTRWSRIETEGTISIAGGTFRDVVALIERTAAPVNFEGVAALAPGDAYLEDLGVNALELLPPADSFVGREWGYATSNYFAADFDLGFPRGHASPTASSDLAALVAACHRHRLRFFADVVMAFATRYSYRYINFLDFHVHRGTGDPEEDARDDFGGDLFKYNFLTDAYDPVEGAPSRLVPARRLMLTCLARWMLDFRIDGIRMDSVPNIMNSDFVQEYRDLARTIWRSRWQAQGLPASGADERFLVVGEDLAVPIDLLRQNRLDGLWNEEFKRMVRYAILGQNDQKEPSFEQTVRKLIDCRLLGFSDGSQAINYVTSHDVEGFRNERLYDFLNNNGVWNTERRIKLAFVCLMTAVGIPMIFAGEEFADQHDLAIVHPQKQVDPVNFDRLQDPWRRRIFEYCARLVRLRTRSDALSVNDTAFIHVDFEDGKRVVVWRRGRPGIDHPVVVVANFSDFETARPFAPSSEYRVPNWPATPAGMRWREITQDRDVPPEWIGREPIFPWEAKVYALS from the coding sequence ATGCCCTTTGATCTGCTTCACAGGAAGCGAACCCATTTCGTGCTCTGGCGCCCGACAGGCGTGAACCCGCCCCCTGTCCTCGTCGTCGGCACGTTCCGCGATGGAAACCCGCCCGGCTTTGAGCTGCTGGGCAAGTTCGATCTAACGGTTTCAGCTGTTGCGAGCGATCTATGGGAGGTAGCGGCCGCAGCCTGCGGTCTGACGAACGATCGCGTGTATCATTACTGGTTCGAAGTCACCAACGCGAACCCGAAGACGCCGGTGCCGGCGCGCATCCAGTGCACGGACCCAACCGCCTGGACGGTGGACTGGCGGTTGCGCGCGCCGGCACTGCCGCCCCCCTTCACCGACGACGACCGCGGACCGGCTTCTGTCGTGAAGTGGCGCGACAACGAGTTGGTGCCCTGCGATCCCGCCGGCGACGAGGCGGACTGGCAGAACGACGCTCGGCTCGAGACCCTCCCCGCCAATAACCGCCTCGTCATCTACGAGTTGCCGACGCGGTGGAGCCGGATCGAGACCGAAGGGACCATCAGCATCGCCGGCGGCACATTCCGGGATGTTGTTGCGCTGATCGAGCGGACCGCGGCGCCGGTCAATTTCGAAGGCGTCGCCGCGCTCGCGCCCGGCGACGCCTATCTCGAGGATCTCGGCGTCAACGCGCTCGAATTGCTGCCGCCGGCCGACAGCTTCGTCGGCCGTGAGTGGGGCTACGCGACGAGCAACTATTTTGCCGCCGATTTCGATCTGGGATTTCCGAGAGGGCATGCCTCGCCGACGGCATCCTCCGATCTCGCGGCGCTGGTGGCGGCGTGTCATCGGCACCGTCTCCGTTTCTTCGCCGACGTCGTGATGGCGTTCGCAACGCGATACTCTTATCGCTACATCAATTTTCTCGATTTTCATGTCCACCGCGGCACGGGCGACCCGGAGGAAGACGCGCGGGATGATTTTGGCGGCGACCTCTTCAAATACAACTTCCTGACCGACGCCTACGACCCGGTCGAAGGTGCGCCTTCGCGCCTCGTTCCGGCGCGCCGTCTCATGCTGACCTGCCTGGCGCGCTGGATGCTCGACTTTCGGATCGACGGCATCCGGATGGACAGTGTGCCGAACATCATGAACTCTGACTTCGTGCAGGAGTACAGGGATCTTGCCCGGACCATATGGCGCTCGCGGTGGCAGGCGCAGGGCCTTCCCGCATCGGGCGCCGACGAACGCTTCCTGGTCGTCGGAGAGGATCTGGCGGTGCCGATCGATCTTCTGCGCCAGAACCGCCTCGACGGCCTGTGGAACGAAGAGTTCAAGCGGATGGTGCGCTACGCCATCCTCGGGCAAAACGACCAGAAGGAGCCGAGCTTTGAACAGACAGTGCGCAAGCTGATCGACTGCCGGCTGCTTGGCTTTTCCGACGGCTCGCAGGCGATCAACTATGTGACCTCGCACGATGTCGAGGGCTTTCGGAACGAGCGTCTATACGATTTTCTCAACAACAACGGCGTCTGGAATACCGAGCGGCGCATCAAGCTCGCCTTTGTCTGCCTGATGACGGCGGTCGGCATCCCCATGATCTTCGCCGGCGAGGAGTTCGCCGACCAGCATGATCTCGCGATCGTCCATCCGCAAAAGCAGGTCGATCCCGTGAACTTCGATCGCCTGCAGGACCCCTGGCGCCGGCGCATATTCGAGTATTGCGCCCGCCTGGTCCGGCTTCGCACGAGGTCGGACGCGCTTTCCGTCAACGATACGGCGTTCATTCACGTCGATTTTGAGGACGGCAAACGCGTCGTGGTCTGGCGGCGGGGCCGGCCGGGCATCGACCATCCCGTGGTCGTCGTCGCCAATTTTTCGGACTTCGAGACCGCGCGCCCCTTTGCCCCCTCATCCGAATACCGCGTGCCGAACTGGCCGGCGACGCCGGCAGGCATGCGCTGGCGCGAAATCACGCAGGATCGCGACGTGCCGCCCGAGTGGATCGGCCGGGAGCCGATCTTTCCATGGGAGGCCAAGGTCTATGCGCTGAGCTGA
- a CDS encoding cytochrome c produces the protein MRIPFVTAACLAMIWPWLSTTAFAQPSTPAGAATPPAQAEASPNDLDGKKMFSSNCGFCHQDGGRHAGRGPKLSKSEKSDEFIIERIKKGKTGSMPAFAGVFNDAQIGALLAYIRGLDD, from the coding sequence ATGCGAATACCGTTTGTAACTGCTGCGTGCCTGGCCATGATCTGGCCATGGCTGTCGACCACCGCATTTGCCCAACCGTCCACACCAGCGGGCGCTGCTACCCCGCCGGCGCAAGCCGAAGCCTCGCCGAACGATCTCGATGGCAAGAAAATGTTCTCGAGCAACTGTGGCTTTTGTCACCAGGATGGCGGCCGCCATGCCGGCCGTGGTCCGAAGCTGTCGAAGTCCGAGAAAAGTGACGAGTTCATCATCGAGCGTATCAAGAAGGGCAAGACCGGCTCAATGCCCGCCTTTGCCGGGGTGTTCAACGATGCCCAGATCGGCGCGCTACTGGCCTATATCAGAGGGCTGGATGACTAG
- a CDS encoding transporter substrate-binding domain-containing protein translates to MTRAFSAACKPRYGPIRCAASLSLLMLCNAAADARSLEAVIERDTLTLCASPNALPFASKNGSVPGFQIELGEKIAEQLGVKLTREWVVSAIQYRRADCDLVLDVIARKDTEPAGGVRVTRPYHRSGVVLAVRGDSKATSLASLDSYQRVGVQVGSLVSMTLGKGGAVTSPFVYEDDIVAALANREIEAAAVTPMTVGWFNLQHADKPLRLIPAFDSDQDLNWNIAAGLLRPDDKLQQRVDAAIEALLADGTIARIYARYGIELRSPQ, encoded by the coding sequence ATGACTAGAGCGTTTTCTGCAGCGTGCAAACCGCGATATGGGCCGATCAGATGCGCAGCAAGCCTCTCGCTGCTGATGCTCTGCAACGCCGCGGCGGATGCCCGCTCGCTGGAAGCCGTCATTGAGCGCGACACGCTGACGCTTTGCGCCAGCCCCAACGCGCTGCCGTTTGCCAGCAAGAACGGATCGGTGCCAGGATTTCAGATCGAGCTCGGCGAAAAAATCGCCGAGCAGCTCGGGGTCAAGCTGACGCGGGAGTGGGTGGTCAGCGCGATCCAGTATCGCCGCGCCGATTGCGATCTCGTGCTCGACGTCATCGCCCGCAAGGATACCGAGCCTGCGGGCGGCGTGCGGGTTACGCGCCCCTACCATCGCAGCGGCGTCGTGCTCGCGGTGCGCGGCGATTCAAAGGCGACCTCGCTGGCAAGCCTCGATTCCTATCAGCGGGTCGGCGTCCAGGTTGGCTCGCTGGTCTCGATGACACTCGGCAAGGGCGGCGCCGTCACGTCCCCGTTCGTCTATGAAGACGACATTGTGGCCGCGCTGGCCAACCGCGAGATCGAGGCCGCCGCCGTCACGCCCATGACGGTCGGCTGGTTCAACCTGCAGCACGCCGACAAGCCGTTGCGCTTGATCCCGGCGTTCGACAGCGATCAGGATTTGAACTGGAATATTGCGGCCGGGCTGCTTCGCCCCGACGACAAGCTGCAGCAGCGCGTCGATGCGGCGATCGAGGCCCTGCTCGCCGACGGCACCATCGCGCGGATCTACGCACGCTACGGCATCGAGCTGCGGTCTCCGCAGTGA
- a CDS encoding extracellular solute-binding protein yields MSVALPALAMLPRRGRAQDVTTSYAGAMIDWKQFAGQTITLAGAIHPWTNAITPLLPDFTELTGIHVVPDFRLETTYLGALAIQLNRGDSTPDVFMFTAYGQGIAGGWLQPLNAYYSDKSLTDIGWYDESDLLKTARAFPLWRGGERYAMPITSEAVTLFINGEALAAKKLPVPETFEALLATANALKTDDMSGIAMRAQASGNSSVPAMSFLFSYGGDMVKHNRAVFASPEAIAAIDMYGRLLRQAGPAGVSGYEWYHVLDDFLQRRTAIAIDSSNFATDISNPARSHVAGQVVFAAFPHVDGRTSVPFMSHWQACINAKSRNKRAAFLFLLWATSKPTALKAAAAGLATTRVSAWSSEGFKKAFGVQAAEAALANLQNADVDRAKAILFHPQSRPILDAFMIGVNEVVSGRPAKIAMTSAAEKANAAIGG; encoded by the coding sequence ATGAGCGTAGCATTGCCCGCCCTCGCCATGTTGCCGCGACGGGGTCGCGCACAGGATGTCACCACATCCTACGCCGGCGCCATGATCGATTGGAAACAATTTGCGGGGCAGACGATCACGCTCGCGGGCGCGATCCATCCCTGGACCAATGCGATCACGCCGCTTTTGCCTGATTTCACCGAACTCACTGGTATCCATGTCGTTCCCGACTTCCGATTGGAGACGACGTATCTCGGCGCACTGGCTATCCAGCTCAACCGCGGCGACAGCACGCCTGACGTCTTCATGTTCACTGCCTATGGCCAGGGCATCGCGGGAGGATGGCTCCAGCCGCTGAACGCCTACTATTCCGACAAATCGCTGACCGATATCGGATGGTATGACGAGAGCGACCTTCTCAAAACCGCCCGTGCCTTTCCGCTGTGGCGCGGCGGAGAACGTTATGCCATGCCCATCACGTCTGAGGCGGTGACGTTGTTCATCAATGGTGAAGCGCTGGCAGCCAAGAAGCTTCCGGTTCCCGAGACTTTCGAAGCGTTGCTGGCCACGGCGAATGCACTCAAGACCGACGATATGTCCGGGATAGCCATGCGGGCCCAGGCCAGCGGCAATTCGTCCGTGCCGGCGATGAGCTTCCTGTTCTCCTATGGCGGCGACATGGTCAAGCACAACAGGGCAGTGTTCGCGAGTCCCGAGGCCATTGCAGCCATCGATATGTACGGCCGATTGCTCCGACAAGCCGGACCTGCCGGCGTCAGCGGCTATGAATGGTACCACGTTCTGGACGACTTCCTTCAGCGCCGGACAGCGATCGCGATCGACAGCAGCAATTTCGCGACCGACATCTCCAATCCGGCCAGAAGCCACGTTGCCGGCCAAGTCGTGTTTGCCGCCTTCCCTCATGTAGACGGCCGCACGTCGGTGCCCTTCATGTCGCACTGGCAGGCCTGCATCAATGCCAAATCACGAAACAAGCGCGCGGCGTTCTTGTTTTTGCTATGGGCCACAAGCAAGCCGACCGCACTGAAGGCAGCCGCAGCCGGCCTTGCGACGACACGTGTGTCGGCCTGGTCGAGCGAAGGGTTTAAGAAGGCATTCGGCGTCCAAGCCGCGGAGGCCGCGCTCGCCAACCTGCAGAATGCCGATGTTGATCGTGCCAAGGCGATCCTGTTCCATCCGCAATCAAGACCGATCCTGGACGCATTCATGATCGGCGTGAATGAAGTGGTCTCCGGAAGGCCGGCAAAGATTGCGATGACCAGCGCCGCCGAGAAGGCCAATGCGGCGATCGGCGGATAG
- a CDS encoding amidohydrolase family protein — MSTWLSEREQRLVAGAEAASAATPIPTQIVSNGEYLPPPQSAVQKKVEARINELADVNGKRLGLSRRQFLHTSCGMATAFLAMNDVYGNVFQVAPAEGREPELMQVRAQGLADQFIFDVQTHFVRDDFDHKELLGLADFASQHWNPKMKEEGVSSLARYKFQNYVKEIYYDSDTNVALLSGAPFDDPSWWLLSNEQIVKARELINDFAGSRRLLAHSVITPKQPGWMEEVDKAIEVYKPDSWKSYTIGDPLAPSKFPWRLDDEQVMYPFYEKAVQAGINTLCIHKGLLPPDYEKSFAGVWEYATAWDIGKAAKDWPQMNFVIYHSALRAFLELPDKAWAEFEQTGRIQWASELAEIPQKFGVTNVYAELGTSFANSAVAHPKFCAALVGTLIKGMGVDHVMWGTDSVWYGSPQWQIEALRRLEIPDDMQKKYGFAPLGDANSAAKQLIFAGNALRFYKIKLKAADNTRMPAYSADRLASLKNEYTLAAKEPSNLRYGYVRAA, encoded by the coding sequence ATGAGCACCTGGCTTAGTGAGCGAGAGCAACGTCTTGTCGCGGGCGCGGAGGCGGCTTCGGCGGCAACGCCGATTCCTACCCAGATTGTTTCCAATGGCGAGTATTTGCCGCCTCCGCAGAGCGCCGTACAAAAGAAGGTCGAGGCCCGGATCAACGAGCTCGCCGACGTCAACGGCAAGCGCCTCGGCTTGAGTCGCCGGCAGTTCCTGCATACGAGCTGCGGCATGGCGACGGCATTCCTCGCCATGAACGACGTCTACGGCAACGTCTTCCAGGTCGCGCCCGCGGAGGGTCGAGAGCCCGAATTGATGCAGGTACGCGCGCAAGGTCTCGCCGACCAGTTCATCTTCGACGTTCAGACCCACTTCGTGCGCGACGACTTCGATCACAAAGAGCTGTTGGGGCTGGCGGACTTTGCGAGCCAGCACTGGAACCCGAAGATGAAGGAGGAGGGCGTGTCCTCGCTCGCCCGCTACAAGTTCCAGAATTACGTGAAAGAGATCTATTACGACAGCGACACCAACGTGGCGCTCTTGAGCGGTGCGCCGTTCGACGATCCGAGCTGGTGGCTTCTGTCCAATGAGCAGATCGTCAAGGCACGCGAGCTCATCAATGACTTTGCCGGTTCGCGGCGCCTGCTGGCTCACAGCGTCATCACCCCCAAGCAGCCGGGCTGGATGGAGGAGGTCGACAAGGCGATCGAAGTCTACAAGCCGGATTCCTGGAAGTCCTACACGATCGGCGACCCGCTGGCGCCTTCCAAGTTCCCGTGGCGTCTCGACGACGAGCAGGTGATGTATCCGTTTTACGAGAAAGCGGTGCAGGCCGGCATCAACACGCTATGTATCCATAAGGGGCTTCTGCCGCCCGATTACGAAAAATCGTTTGCCGGCGTGTGGGAGTATGCAACCGCGTGGGATATCGGAAAGGCGGCCAAGGATTGGCCGCAGATGAACTTCGTGATCTATCACTCGGCGTTACGGGCGTTCCTCGAACTGCCTGACAAGGCGTGGGCGGAGTTCGAGCAGACCGGCCGCATCCAGTGGGCATCGGAACTCGCGGAAATTCCGCAGAAGTTCGGCGTCACCAATGTCTACGCCGAACTCGGCACGTCCTTTGCCAACTCGGCAGTGGCGCATCCCAAGTTCTGCGCCGCGCTCGTCGGCACCTTGATCAAGGGTATGGGCGTAGACCACGTAATGTGGGGTACCGACTCGGTCTGGTACGGCTCGCCGCAGTGGCAGATCGAAGCGCTGCGCCGGCTCGAAATCCCCGATGATATGCAGAAGAAATACGGCTTTGCGCCGCTCGGCGACGCCAATAGTGCCGCCAAGCAGCTCATCTTCGCAGGCAACGCGCTCAGGTTCTACAAGATCAAGCTTAAGGCGGCCGACAACACTAGGATGCCGGCCTATTCGGCGGACCGTCTCGCTTCGCTCAAGAACGAGTATACGCTTGCCGCCAAGGAGCCCTCGAACCTGCGCTACGGCTACGTTCGCGCGGCATAA
- a CDS encoding potassium transporter Kup, producing MSVQFAVTAAETPAANGHGEAHSTATFKALMLGSIGVVYGDIGTSPLYALREAVVAASEAATAATPQAVLGVLSLILWALIVVVTLKYVVILLRADNNGEGGTLALMALAQRAVGKGGAVIVLLGIISGALFYGDAVLTPALSVLSAIEGMKLITVTFEHYVVPLTLIILVALFAVQSRGTARVAAFFGPIMCVWFAVIAAAAVPQIARHPEVLGAFNPLYAVSFMLHHGLIGFVTLGAVFLAVTGAEALYADLGHFGKRPIQTAWLFIVLPSLAINYLGQGALLIADPKAIENPFFLMFPDWALIPMVVLATVATVIASQAVITGAYSLTRTAIQLGLLPRFEIRHTSEAHSGQIYIPRINLLLFLAVILLVVLFRSSSALASAYGISVTGTMVVTAMMGFVVIWRVWKWSPAAAAALIAPFLFLDITFLAANLLKVFEGGWVPLALGGVVMLLMYTWRRGSRLLFEKSRKLEFPLADLVAMLEKRPPQRVSGTAVFLTSDRECAPTALMHSLKHYKVLHEKNVILTIETAPTPRIDDAERVRLQQLSETFSRVTLRFGFMESPNVPKALVIARKLGWQFDIMATSFFLSRRALKPAAHSGMPRWQDLLFIRLSRSANDATDYFQIPTGRVVEVGTQVTI from the coding sequence ATGTCAGTCCAGTTTGCGGTCACCGCGGCGGAAACGCCCGCGGCCAACGGTCATGGCGAAGCGCATTCCACCGCCACCTTCAAGGCGCTGATGCTCGGTAGCATCGGCGTCGTCTACGGCGACATCGGCACCAGCCCGCTCTACGCGCTGCGCGAGGCCGTGGTGGCGGCGAGCGAAGCGGCGACGGCCGCGACGCCGCAGGCCGTGCTCGGCGTGCTCTCGCTGATCCTGTGGGCGTTGATCGTGGTGGTGACGCTGAAATACGTCGTCATCCTGCTGCGCGCCGACAACAATGGCGAGGGCGGAACGCTGGCGCTGATGGCGCTGGCGCAGCGGGCGGTCGGCAAGGGTGGGGCTGTGATCGTGTTGCTCGGCATCATCTCCGGCGCGCTGTTTTACGGCGATGCCGTGCTGACGCCCGCTTTGTCGGTGCTGTCGGCGATCGAAGGTATGAAGCTGATCACCGTCACCTTCGAGCATTACGTCGTGCCGCTGACCTTGATCATCCTCGTCGCGCTGTTTGCCGTGCAGTCCCGCGGCACCGCGCGCGTGGCCGCGTTCTTCGGGCCGATTATGTGCGTCTGGTTCGCGGTGATCGCGGCCGCCGCCGTACCGCAGATCGCGCGCCATCCCGAAGTGCTCGGGGCTTTCAATCCGCTCTACGCCGTCTCCTTCATGCTCCATCACGGCCTGATCGGCTTCGTGACGCTGGGCGCGGTGTTTCTCGCCGTTACCGGGGCCGAAGCGCTCTATGCCGACCTCGGTCATTTCGGCAAGCGGCCGATCCAGACCGCCTGGCTTTTCATTGTGCTGCCGTCGCTGGCCATCAACTATCTGGGGCAGGGCGCGCTTTTGATCGCCGACCCCAAGGCGATCGAAAATCCGTTCTTCCTGATGTTCCCGGACTGGGCGCTGATCCCGATGGTGGTGCTGGCCACGGTCGCGACCGTGATCGCGAGCCAGGCCGTGATTACCGGCGCCTATTCACTGACGCGCACGGCGATTCAGCTCGGCCTGCTGCCGCGGTTCGAAATCCGCCATACCTCGGAAGCCCATTCCGGCCAGATCTACATCCCGCGCATCAACCTGCTGCTGTTTCTGGCGGTGATCTTGCTGGTGGTGCTGTTCCGCTCGTCGAGTGCGCTGGCCTCGGCCTACGGCATCTCCGTGACCGGCACCATGGTGGTTACGGCGATGATGGGCTTCGTCGTGATCTGGCGGGTCTGGAAATGGTCGCCGGCCGCAGCTGCCGCACTGATCGCGCCGTTCCTGTTCCTCGACATCACCTTCCTCGCCGCCAACCTCCTCAAGGTGTTCGAAGGCGGCTGGGTACCGCTCGCGCTCGGCGGTGTCGTGATGCTGCTGATGTACACCTGGCGGCGCGGCAGCCGGCTGCTGTTCGAGAAATCGCGCAAGCTGGAATTCCCGCTCGCCGATCTCGTGGCGATGTTGGAAAAGCGTCCGCCGCAGCGTGTCTCCGGCACGGCGGTATTTTTGACCTCCGACCGCGAGTGCGCCCCGACCGCGCTGATGCACAGCCTGAAGCACTACAAGGTGCTGCATGAGAAGAACGTCATCCTCACCATCGAAACCGCGCCGACGCCGCGGATCGATGATGCAGAACGGGTGCGGCTGCAGCAGCTCAGCGAGACGTTCTCCCGGGTGACGCTGCGCTTTGGCTTCATGGAATCGCCCAACGTGCCCAAGGCGCTGGTAATCGCCCGCAAGCTCGGCTGGCAGTTCGACATCATGGCGACGTCGTTCTTCCTGTCGCGCCGCGCGCTCAAGCCTGCCGCCCATTCCGGCATGCCGCGCTGGCAGGACCTGCTGTTCATCCGCCTCAGCCGCTCGGCGAATGACGCCACGGACTATTTCCAGATTCCGACAGGGCGGGTCGTGGAAGTGGGGACGCAGGTCACAATCTAG
- a CDS encoding complex I NDUFA9 subunit family protein — MVATDTQTITVFGGTGFVGRRIVEYLRSHGFPVRIASRHPDQGYALPGADDPQLQSVEANIHDERSVADALADAYGVVNAVSLYVERGPETFHSIHVEAARRVAVQAHRAGVKRLVHLSGIGADAASPSRYIRARGEGELAVRDAFAAATIIRPAVMFGPDDAFLVVILKLLGQLPVYPMFGRGATRLQPAYVEDVADAIGRIMQRDETPGIFELGGPHVYSYEELLRAVAHQAGLTPRLIPVPFAAWHALAWASEMLGSPFLTRNQVELMQVDTVASPDMPGFAELGISPHSVEAILQKMGSNSQG; from the coding sequence ATGGTGGCAACGGACACTCAAACCATCACCGTGTTCGGCGGAACCGGCTTTGTGGGCCGCCGCATCGTTGAATATTTGCGCTCTCACGGGTTTCCCGTACGGATCGCGTCAAGGCACCCGGATCAAGGGTACGCCCTGCCTGGTGCCGATGATCCGCAACTTCAATCCGTAGAGGCCAACATTCACGACGAGCGGTCGGTCGCGGATGCGCTTGCTGACGCTTACGGCGTTGTAAATGCGGTCAGTCTTTACGTCGAGCGCGGGCCGGAGACGTTTCATTCCATTCACGTCGAGGCCGCCCGGCGCGTTGCAGTTCAAGCGCACAGGGCTGGGGTCAAAAGACTCGTCCACCTCTCAGGAATAGGTGCCGATGCTGCCTCACCATCACGCTACATCCGAGCACGCGGCGAGGGCGAACTGGCGGTTCGCGACGCATTCGCTGCGGCAACCATCATCCGTCCGGCAGTGATGTTCGGACCCGACGACGCGTTCTTGGTCGTCATCCTCAAGCTCCTCGGCCAGCTTCCCGTCTATCCGATGTTCGGCCGCGGTGCGACCCGCTTGCAGCCGGCCTATGTGGAAGATGTCGCGGATGCGATTGGCCGGATCATGCAGCGCGACGAAACGCCGGGAATTTTCGAATTGGGCGGACCTCACGTGTATTCCTACGAGGAGCTTCTCAGGGCCGTGGCGCATCAAGCCGGATTGACGCCTCGACTGATTCCAGTCCCGTTTGCCGCCTGGCACGCCCTGGCGTGGGCCTCCGAAATGCTCGGGAGTCCGTTTCTCACGCGCAATCAAGTGGAGCTGATGCAAGTCGACACCGTGGCATCGCCAGATATGCCTGGATTTGCTGAACTCGGGATCTCGCCGCATTCGGTCGAGGCAATACTCCAGAAGATGGGGTCAAACTCCCAAGGATGA